DNA sequence from the Pirellulales bacterium genome:
ATTTGCGTTGGTTCAGCGGTTGGTTTTCCGTTGGCGCCTTCTCAGCGACTCATCGAGTTTGAGACCATAAGCGCGTCCTTCGGCGCGAAGCGCGTCGGCTAATTCGTTCATTCCAGCTTTGCGAAACTGGCACCGCAATTCGAAGATCGCGCTACGCACCGTGGTTGAGGCACGGCGCTGACTATCCCATACCAAAGTCAGTAATTGACTACGCGTGAAGCAGCGGTTGGGGTCGCGTGCCAAGCACTCGAAGAATCGGAAGCAGACCGTGTTTCCAAGTTCGCAGATGTGACTACCATCAGATACCGAGAATGTTCCACGATCGACGGTGAATCGACCGACATGGAGTTGTTGTCCGTGATGAGGAAGATCTAGCGGTGGCGGCTGTTGTTCAAGGTTCGCTGCTAAATCAAGCAGTGACTGCAATTCCTGCGCACACCGTCCAACCGTGACCTCCAGTTTGGCTACGTTCATCGCTAGTTCGCGGAGGCGTATCACC
Encoded proteins:
- a CDS encoding winged helix-turn-helix domain-containing protein, which translates into the protein MTTTSELVIRLRELAMNVAKLEVTVGRCAQELQSLLDLAANLEQQPPPLDLPHHGQQLHVGRFTVDRGTFSVSDGSHICELGNTVCFRFFECLARDPNRCFTRSQLLTLVWDSQRRASTTVRSAIFELRCQFRKAGMNELADALRAEGRAYGLKLDESLRRRQRKTNR